GGGAAACTACGCGCATCGTCTTGGCAAATGCTTCTTCCGGGATCGCAGGAGCGGTCATTTTGGGCCTTGGCCGTGCGATCGGCGAAACGATGGCGATCACTATGGTCATCGGCAACCGGCCGCAGATCTCCGCGTCACTATTTGAGCCGGGCTATACCATTGCGTCGGTCATCGCGAATGAATTTACCGAGGCGACGGGCGAACTCTATATCAGCGCACTTATCGAAATGTGCCTCATACTTTTTGTGGTCACGTTCATCGTGAACGCGCTGGCGAAACTCTTGATCCTGAGCGTAGGAAACAAGAACACGGCAGCAGGTTAGGATATGGACAGCAGGAGAATAGCAAATGCGATAGCCACTATCACGACCGCGGTCGCAGCGTTCGCGGTGGTCGGCGTTCTGATAGTCATCCTCGGCTACATTTCGTATCAGGGAATCTCGTCGCTGAGTTGGCAGTTCCTCGTTGAAACCCCGAAACCTGTCGGCGAGGGCGGCGGCATCGGCAACGCTATCGTAGGTTCGCTGATAATGCTCGGGCTGGCATCGCTGCTCGGCGTGCCTATCGGCGTCGCTGTGGGCACGTACCTCTCAGAAATGGGCGACGGCTGGTTCGGGTCGACGGTTAGATTTGTCGCCGACACGCTGATAGGCGTGCCGTCGATCGTTTTCGGTGTTTTCATTTACGCTTTGGTCGTTCTGCAGCAAGGATATTTCTCAACGTTGGCCGGCTCGCTCGCCCTGGCTTTGATAATGATCCCGATCATTACGCGAACGACCGAGGAAATGACCAAGCTCGTCCCAAAGACCATGCGCGAAGGAGCACTCGCGCTCGGAGCTCCGCAGTGGCGCGTTACGCTTGATATCGTATTGCCGGCCGCGATGTCGGGCATTGCTACCGGAATTATGCTGTCGGTCGCACGCGTGCTCGGCGAAACCGCACCGCTGCTTTTCACGGCGTTCGGCAGCCGTTTTTATAACATCTACCTCGACGAGCCTATGGCGGCTCTGACGGTGCAGATATACAATTACGCCATTTCGCCGTTTGACGAATGGCACGACAAGGCCTGGGCCGCGACGATGGTCTTGGTCGGGATGATACTCCTGATCAATATCTCGATGCGGTATGTGACGCGAAAGCGTTATTAGAGCAGGCAACGATGAAAAACGATGAGTAAGATCAGCGTTACAGACCTGAATTTCTTTTACGGCAAAGCGCAGGCGCTTCACAATATCTCTATCGAGATACCTGAGCGCGAGGTGATCGCATTTATCGGCCCGTCGGGCTGCGGCAAATCCACTTTCCTTCGCACGCTGAACCGTATGAACGACACCATTCCGCTGACGCGTGCAGAGGGCAAGGTTCTGATCGATGGCGAGGACATATATCGTCCGACCACCGACGTCGTAAAGCTGCGCCGCCGCGTCGGGATGGTCTTTCAGAAATCGAATCCTTTCCCGAAATCGATCTTTGAGAATGTCGCCTACGGCATACGCATAAACCGAATTCATTCGGACAAAGCGGACCTGGCAAACCGTGTCGAAAAGGCACTTCGCGACGCAGCGCTTTGGGAAGAGGTGAAGGACCGTTTGCAGAGTTCGGCATTCGGCCTGTCAGGCGGCCAGCAGCAGCGGCTGTGTATCGCCCGTGCTCTGGCGGTACAGCCTGAGGTGGTTTTGATGGATGAACCGGCATCGGCCCTCGATCCTTCCGCCACGCAGAAGATCGAAGAACTCGTCGTTCAATTGAAACAGCAATACACCATCGTAATAGTCACGCACAACATGCAGCAGGCTGCACGCGTTTCGGACAAAACGGCGTTCTTTATGTTGGGCAAACTCGTCGAATACAACCCGACGCAGAAAATGTTCACCAATCCTGACGAACAGCTGACGGAAGACTATATTACGGGCAGATTCGGATAATTTGATATTCAAAGCCCGCGGCTTGTGTTACATTATTGTTAATTTTCGCAATGGAAACTCGGATCATAGATCAGCAATTAGGCGTTTTGAGGGACAAGATCCTGCTGCTCGGCGGGGCGACGGAGGCTGCGGTGACGCGCGCAATGGATTCGCTGATCAATCGCGACAGCGAACTCGCGAAACGCGTGCTCGATGAGGACACCATCATCAACCAGATGGAGCTCGATATCGACCGCATGAGCATCGAGATCCTCGCGCTTCAGCAGCCCGCGGCACACGATCTGCGTTTCGTTATTTCGGTCGCCAAGATCACGCCCGTTCTCGAACGCATCGCAGACCACGCCAGCAACATCGCCGAATCGGTGCTTGTACTCAACACGCAGCCCGAGGTTCGTCAGTTCGTCGAATTTCGCCTGATGTCCACCACCGCTTCGGAAATGCTGCAGGCGGCTCTCGATGCTTTCACCGCCGAAGATTCGCAGGTTTCCCGCGAGGTCATCAAGCGCGACAAGGAGATCGATGAGAACTACAAAAAGGTCTTCAATCAGCTTATCGAGATGATGATCGACGACCCTTCAACTACGACCAGCGCCGCTCATCTGCTGTTCGTGGCGAAACACCTCGAACGCATCGGCGACTACGTCAAGGATATCTGCGAGCTCAACGTCTATCTCCGCGAGGCAGTGTTCATCAAACACGGCTCCAAAACTTAGTCTTTACGGCGATCGACTTGCTTGCCTTGAGGCCATCAAAGTGCCATCATTTTCGTGATGTCAGCCGTATTGGAAGCCACACGCGAACTCGAAGAATACCTTGTTCTTTCGGACGAGGAGATCGCCGAACGCATCGAATCCGCACGCGAGGCCCTCGGCCCGCGTGTTGTCATTTTGGGCCACCATTATCAGCGTGACGACGTCATTCGTCACGCCGATCTTTTCGGTGATTCGTATCAGCTTTCCGTGATGGCTTCGCAGACCGATGCCGACTATATCGTATTCTGCGGCGTTCATTTTATGGCGGAATCCGCAAATGTCGTCGGCAAGCCGTCGCAGCGCGTGATACTGCCCGATCTCGGCGCAGGCTGCTCGATGGCAGACATGGCGAATATCGATCAGGTAGAGGACGCGTGGGAGCAGCTCCGCGATATAGGTGTGTTGGACAGCAAGGTCGCGCCGATCACTTACATGAATTCGACCGCCGCGATCAAGGCTTTCTGCGGGCGAAACGAGGGCGTCGTATGTACGTCGTCCAACGCTGTGCCGCTTTTCGATATTTACCTGAAAGAGTACGACAAGATGTTCTTCTTCCCGGACCAGCACCTCGGGCGAAATACGGGAGCCAAATTCGGTATTCCGCTCGATAAGATGGTCGTCTGGAATCCGCACGAAGAACTTGGCGGCAATACCGTAGAGCAGCTTCACGATGCCAAGCTGATCCTATGGCGCGGGCATTGCTCGGTACACGGACGTTTCAAAGCGTGGCATGTGGACAAGATCCGCGAGGAAGTCCCGGGCGTCAAGGTCCTTGTGCACCCCGAATGCACCCGCGAGGTGGTCGAGAAAAGCGACCTAGACGGTTCGACGAGTTTTATTATCAAAACCGTCGAAAACGCACCGGTCGGCTCGAAATGGGCGATAGGAACCGAGGTAAATCTCGTAAATCGCCTCGCAAAGCGTTTTCCCGATCAGGAAATTCATCTGCTCGCCCCCGATCTGTGTATGTGTGCGACGATGTATCGTATCGCACCTCAGAATCTGGCTTGGGCGATGGAAAATCTGGCCGACGGCGTCGTCGTGAACGAGATAATAGTTGACGACGAGACCAAGCATTACGCCGGCATCGCGCTTGACCGCATGATCAGCATGACCGAGCGGCCCGGTTGACCGCCGCAAGTTTTGCGGCTGTTTTGCGTTCTTTTAAATGAAGGGCACGATGTCATTTTTTGACGCGCCCTGCCGGAATTATTTGCATCGAAGACATAAAAAAGGTGGTAATTATGACAAAGCTATTTTCAAGTTTTTTTGCAGCGATCTTCATTTTCGTGGGCGCCGCAAATGCGCAGACGTCGTGGCTCGACCGCCCGCTCAATAATTGGAACCGTGCGAACGGCACCGTTCCGACGGCTCCGCGAGGCGGCCTGATCGAAGGCCCTTGCCGCGAACAGATCCGGACACCGGAAAGTCTGGCGGATCGAGCCGTTACTCGTGCCGGCTGGTCGCTATACGGTCCGGCGTATGTTTACGGCTCGACGACCGTCGTTACCGGAATGGCCGGAACTGACGGCATGTGCCGCCCGACACAATACAACGGCTTCGTTTTTGTCGGGACGCGATTTGTCGGAACACTCGCACCTCAGCCGGTCGATGCGCGTACGGACGGTTCGTTCGGCAGCATTTTCCTAAACAGCAGAAATTCGCTGATGGCCGAATTCGCCCGTTACACGTCCAACGACGCGCTTTGTTGCCCGTCGCAGACGAGCCTGGTCACATATTCGATCTCGGCGGGATCGGCACCGGTCTTGAAAGCAGACGACGTCAGCACTTCGCAGGTCTGTAACGATGGTCAGATGACCACAATGGACAACGTCGTTTCGGGCACGGTCACATACAGATCGCGCATGGCGTTGCCGCCGAATGCGGTTTTGACGGTCCGCCTTGTCGATATCTCTCGTGCGGACGCTCCGTCGATAACGATAGCCGAGCAGCGTATCGACACCGCGGGTAAGCAGGTTCCATTCAATTGGGACATGGCGTATGACCGCTCAAAGATCAATGAGCGAAACCGCTATTCGATACAGGCAGAGATACGTGACGGCAGCCGACTGCTGTTCATCACGGACACGAATTATCCTGTGATCACGCTGGGAAATCCGCGTGTAGTTGATATCGAGGTCGTTCCGGTCGGCGGCGGTGCTGGGCCGGTTCAGCCATCTCAGGGCAGCGGCATCATCCGCGGTACGGTCAGCTATCTTCAGCGGATCGCCATCGGCCCGGATTCGGAAGTCCGTGTGAAATTGGTCGATTCGGCCGATCCCAACGGACGCCCTGTGTCCGAGGTCTCAGTGGCCACCAACGGCCGTCAGGTGCCGATCCCTTTCGAGCTTCGTTATGAACCGCGCGATATCAACCGGCAGCGGAACTATGAGCTCATAGGAGAGATCTACACGAACGGCGTGCTGCGTTTCCGTTCGGAGACCGGCGAACGCGTTCAGCTTCGCAACAATCTGACGCAGGGTGTTTCGCTGATCGTTCAAATGGCACGCGAAGAGCCGCAGGTGATCACCGGCCGCACACTCAACCTTTCGGCCATCGGCACCGGTTCGATCAAGATCGGCGACCGCAATCCCGGCTTCGTCATTCGCGTAACCTCGACCGTTGCATCGGACGGCACCGCGAATGTCGGCGTCTCGACCATTTCATCGACCACGCCGTTTCGCGGCAAGCTCGTCTATATTGACGACAACACAATCCGCATCATGGTCGACAGCTCAGGCAATGCCGACGCGTCCGGCGAGATCGAGATCAGGTTTCAGGGAACGCGTATAACCGCGATCTCGTCAAAAGACCTGATGCTCGACGGCCAGGCAACGACGATCAGCTTCTAAAGATCGCATCAGTTGAGTTATCTGAGGCTGCCCCGAAAGGCAGCCTCTTTTTGCATTTCGGCTACGCAGGCTGTTCAAAACCTAAACCGCTTGCTTTATTTGTTGCCGTAAAACAAAATAAGGAAATTGGGGAGATAAACTATGCCGCAGGATGCGACGGGTTCCTACACGCGAAAACGCTGTCGTGAGATCATGACCAGCGATGTCGTGACCGCGTCGCCCGAGATGTCGCTCCGCGAGGTCGCCGTGATGATGCGCGACAGCGATGTCGGTGCTTTGCCGATAGTTGAATCGGGGCGGATTGTCGGGATCGTTACCGACCGCGACATTGTCATGCGTGCGGTCGCCGACGGCAAAAGCGGCGATACGCCAGTCGGCGATGTCATCTCACGGGAACTTTTCACGGTCGGCCCTGATGATTTCGTTTTTGAGGCCGCGCGTCTAATGGGCGACAAACAGGTTCGCCGCATTCCGGTCGTCGAGGCCGACGGTTCACTCGCCGGCATCATCGCAATGGCCGACGTCGCACTTCAAATGGAAGACGAACGTGAGATCGCCGAAACATTGGAAGAGATCTCGTCCGGTGCGGCATTTTGGGGAAAACGATAGATAGCAGAATGAGAGAACGCGTTTTTCTTGTTATTTTGCTGTTTCTCGCGCTTGCAAGTTATACGACTGCACAGCGGGGGACGGCGACTGTCGATCAGATCGCGGAAACCGGTGTTTTCAACGGACTGCTTTATTCGAACACTTCGCTTGCGATGGAGATGCTCGCTCCGGGCGGGTGGAACGTTGTCCCGAAAGATCGAAATACTGAGCTCGTCCGCCTGAATCGTGAGCGTGCTTTGCGTTCAGGTGATGCGATGCTGAAGGAATACGCCCAAAATACGCAGATTCTCTTTCAGGCGACGCCTCCGGAATTCGCCGGGCAGCAGACCTCGGCATTATTCTCTGCCGGCGTGCAGCGGCTAGTGAGAAAGACAACGCTCGACGAATATCTTTCCGCAAACCGCGATCTGGTTCTGCAGACGCCCGGTTCCAGAGTGCTGCGAGACATACATTCCGTTGATATCGGACGATCCAGATTTAGGGAGTTCGAGGTGGAGATTCCGCAGGAAAACGGCACTTTTCGCCAGCGTTATCTTGCGACCCTGCGGTCACCGTATGTCGTCTTTTTTGTGATCACCATCAACGACGACAGGCAGTTGAATATGATAGATTTCAGCCTGAACAGTCTGAGATTTACGAGATAATTGGCCCGTTATGGCAAAGGCAACAAACCGGTTGTTTCAGTTCGTAGGAACGTCTAAGAATTTTCGTTCCGGCCAGCTTTGGTATCCCGCGGCTGATGTTTACCAGACGCCGGAAGGATGGGTCGTCAAGGTCGAACTTGCAGGCGTTTCGGCTGAGGACATCGTCATAGACATTCAGGGAAACGTGCTTTACATCGCCGGCTGCCGCAAGGACCGATCATGCGCCGCGGGTGCTACATATCAGCAGATGGAGATCACATACAGCAATTTCGAAAAGACGCTGA
This sequence is a window from Acidobacteriota bacterium. Protein-coding genes within it:
- the pstA gene encoding phosphate ABC transporter permease PstA; its protein translation is MDSRRIANAIATITTAVAAFAVVGVLIVILGYISYQGISSLSWQFLVETPKPVGEGGGIGNAIVGSLIMLGLASLLGVPIGVAVGTYLSEMGDGWFGSTVRFVADTLIGVPSIVFGVFIYALVVLQQGYFSTLAGSLALALIMIPIITRTTEEMTKLVPKTMREGALALGAPQWRVTLDIVLPAAMSGIATGIMLSVARVLGETAPLLFTAFGSRFYNIYLDEPMAALTVQIYNYAISPFDEWHDKAWAATMVLVGMILLINISMRYVTRKRY
- a CDS encoding phosphate ABC transporter ATP-binding protein, with translation MSKISVTDLNFFYGKAQALHNISIEIPEREVIAFIGPSGCGKSTFLRTLNRMNDTIPLTRAEGKVLIDGEDIYRPTTDVVKLRRRVGMVFQKSNPFPKSIFENVAYGIRINRIHSDKADLANRVEKALRDAALWEEVKDRLQSSAFGLSGGQQQRLCIARALAVQPEVVLMDEPASALDPSATQKIEELVVQLKQQYTIVIVTHNMQQAARVSDKTAFFMLGKLVEYNPTQKMFTNPDEQLTEDYITGRFG
- the phoU gene encoding phosphate signaling complex protein PhoU, whose amino-acid sequence is METRIIDQQLGVLRDKILLLGGATEAAVTRAMDSLINRDSELAKRVLDEDTIINQMELDIDRMSIEILALQQPAAHDLRFVISVAKITPVLERIADHASNIAESVLVLNTQPEVRQFVEFRLMSTTASEMLQAALDAFTAEDSQVSREVIKRDKEIDENYKKVFNQLIEMMIDDPSTTTSAAHLLFVAKHLERIGDYVKDICELNVYLREAVFIKHGSKT
- the nadA gene encoding quinolinate synthase NadA, producing the protein MSAVLEATRELEEYLVLSDEEIAERIESAREALGPRVVILGHHYQRDDVIRHADLFGDSYQLSVMASQTDADYIVFCGVHFMAESANVVGKPSQRVILPDLGAGCSMADMANIDQVEDAWEQLRDIGVLDSKVAPITYMNSTAAIKAFCGRNEGVVCTSSNAVPLFDIYLKEYDKMFFFPDQHLGRNTGAKFGIPLDKMVVWNPHEELGGNTVEQLHDAKLILWRGHCSVHGRFKAWHVDKIREEVPGVKVLVHPECTREVVEKSDLDGSTSFIIKTVENAPVGSKWAIGTEVNLVNRLAKRFPDQEIHLLAPDLCMCATMYRIAPQNLAWAMENLADGVVVNEIIVDDETKHYAGIALDRMISMTERPG
- a CDS encoding YbaY family lipoprotein; its protein translation is MTKLFSSFFAAIFIFVGAANAQTSWLDRPLNNWNRANGTVPTAPRGGLIEGPCREQIRTPESLADRAVTRAGWSLYGPAYVYGSTTVVTGMAGTDGMCRPTQYNGFVFVGTRFVGTLAPQPVDARTDGSFGSIFLNSRNSLMAEFARYTSNDALCCPSQTSLVTYSISAGSAPVLKADDVSTSQVCNDGQMTTMDNVVSGTVTYRSRMALPPNAVLTVRLVDISRADAPSITIAEQRIDTAGKQVPFNWDMAYDRSKINERNRYSIQAEIRDGSRLLFITDTNYPVITLGNPRVVDIEVVPVGGGAGPVQPSQGSGIIRGTVSYLQRIAIGPDSEVRVKLVDSADPNGRPVSEVSVATNGRQVPIPFELRYEPRDINRQRNYELIGEIYTNGVLRFRSETGERVQLRNNLTQGVSLIVQMAREEPQVITGRTLNLSAIGTGSIKIGDRNPGFVIRVTSTVASDGTANVGVSTISSTTPFRGKLVYIDDNTIRIMVDSSGNADASGEIEIRFQGTRITAISSKDLMLDGQATTISF
- a CDS encoding CBS domain-containing protein encodes the protein MPQDATGSYTRKRCREIMTSDVVTASPEMSLREVAVMMRDSDVGALPIVESGRIVGIVTDRDIVMRAVADGKSGDTPVGDVISRELFTVGPDDFVFEAARLMGDKQVRRIPVVEADGSLAGIIAMADVALQMEDEREIAETLEEISSGAAFWGKR
- a CDS encoding Hsp20/alpha crystallin family protein, with translation MAKATNRLFQFVGTSKNFRSGQLWYPAADVYQTPEGWVVKVELAGVSAEDIVIDIQGNVLYIAGCRKDRSCAAGATYQQMEITYSNFEKTLSFPASIDNAKIEHEFENGLLIITLRKAGA